The following are encoded together in the Mycolicibacterium arabiense genome:
- the dapC gene encoding succinyldiaminopimelate transaminase, with translation MPRRVSASLPVFPWDTLADVTAVARAHPDGIVDLSVGTPVDPVAPVIRDALAAASSAPGYPTTAGTAALRTAMARALERRYGITDLADDAVLPVIGTKELIAWLPTLIGLGPDDTVVVPELAYPTYDVGARLTNAQVVRADSLTQIGPRTPALVFLNSPSNPTGAVLGVDHLRKVVGWARERGVLVASDECYLGLGWEAEPVSILHPSVSDGDHTGLLAVHSLSKTSSLAGYRAGFVAGDPAVVAELLAVRKHAGMMVPTPVQAAMVAALDDDDHEAEQRKRYAHRRTGLLRAVRDAGFTVDHSEAGLYLWATRDEPCRETLAWFADRGILVAPGEFYGPRGGRHVRIALTATDERIDAAVARLAA, from the coding sequence ATGCCCCGCCGCGTCTCGGCGTCCCTACCGGTCTTCCCGTGGGACACGCTCGCCGACGTGACGGCGGTGGCACGCGCACACCCCGACGGCATCGTCGATCTGTCGGTGGGTACCCCCGTGGACCCGGTCGCCCCGGTGATTCGGGATGCCCTGGCTGCGGCGAGTTCGGCGCCCGGCTACCCGACGACGGCCGGCACGGCCGCGCTGCGGACGGCGATGGCCAGGGCGCTCGAGCGTCGGTACGGCATCACGGATCTCGCCGACGATGCCGTGCTGCCGGTGATCGGCACCAAGGAACTCATCGCGTGGCTTCCCACGCTGATCGGGCTGGGCCCCGATGACACGGTCGTGGTGCCGGAGCTGGCCTACCCGACCTACGACGTCGGCGCGCGGTTGACCAACGCCCAGGTCGTGCGCGCGGACTCGCTGACCCAGATCGGCCCCCGGACGCCCGCGCTGGTCTTCCTCAACTCGCCGAGCAACCCGACGGGTGCCGTGCTCGGCGTCGACCATCTCCGCAAGGTGGTCGGCTGGGCCCGCGAACGCGGAGTGCTGGTGGCCTCCGACGAGTGCTACCTCGGCCTGGGCTGGGAAGCCGAACCGGTGTCGATATTGCACCCGTCGGTGAGCGACGGCGACCACACGGGTCTGCTGGCGGTGCACTCGCTGTCCAAGACGTCCTCGCTGGCGGGCTACCGCGCCGGCTTCGTCGCGGGCGACCCGGCCGTCGTCGCCGAACTGCTGGCCGTACGCAAGCACGCCGGGATGATGGTGCCCACCCCCGTGCAGGCCGCGATGGTCGCCGCGCTCGACGACGACGACCACGAAGCCGAGCAGCGCAAGCGCTACGCCCACCGTCGGACCGGCCTGCTGCGCGCGGTGCGCGACGCGGGCTTCACCGTCGACCACTCCGAGGCCGGGCTCTACCTGTGGGCGACACGCGACGAGCCATGCCGGGAGACCCTGGCCTGGTTCGCAGACCGCGGCATCCTGGTGGCGCCCGGCGAGTTCTACGGCCCGAGGGGCGGCCGCCACGTGCGCATCGCGCTCACGGCGACCGACGAACGCATCGACGCTGCCGTCGCTCGCCTCGCCGCCTGA
- the fdxA gene encoding ferredoxin produces MTYTIAEPCVDVKDKACIEECPVDCIYEGARMLYIHPDECVDCGACEPVCPVEAIYYEDDVPDQWSAYTQHNADFFSELGSPGGASKVGQTDNDPAAVKELAPQGEG; encoded by the coding sequence GTGACGTACACCATTGCCGAACCCTGTGTCGACGTGAAAGACAAGGCATGTATCGAAGAGTGCCCCGTCGACTGCATCTATGAGGGTGCTCGGATGCTGTACATCCACCCCGACGAGTGCGTGGACTGCGGCGCTTGCGAGCCGGTCTGCCCGGTCGAGGCGATCTACTACGAGGACGACGTCCCCGACCAGTGGAGTGCCTACACCCAGCACAACGCCGACTTCTTCAGCGAACTCGGCTCGCCGGGTGGTGCGTCCAAGGTCGGCCAGACGGACAACGATCCGGCGGCCGTGAAGGAACTGGCTCCTCAGGGCGAGGGCTGA
- a CDS encoding YceI family protein: MTAAVAADLTAGTWAIDPVHSSIGFSVRHLVVSKVRGTFGNFSGAITVAEDGTPSVTAEIAVDSVNTGNEQRDAHLKAADFFDVENHPTATFVSTGVRQDGSDYVLDGDFTLKGVTKPIQLKLEYNGVNPGMGHGQVAGFEASVVINRKDFGIDIDMPLETGGAVVGDKITITLEIEALKQA; this comes from the coding sequence ATGACCGCAGCAGTTGCCGCCGACCTGACCGCCGGAACCTGGGCCATCGACCCCGTCCACTCGTCCATCGGCTTCTCCGTACGCCACCTCGTCGTGAGCAAGGTGCGCGGCACGTTCGGGAACTTCTCCGGCGCGATCACGGTCGCCGAGGACGGCACCCCCTCGGTCACGGCCGAGATCGCCGTCGACTCCGTGAACACCGGCAACGAGCAGCGCGACGCGCACCTCAAGGCCGCAGACTTCTTCGACGTCGAGAACCACCCGACCGCCACGTTCGTCTCGACGGGCGTGCGCCAGGACGGCAGCGACTACGTGCTCGACGGCGACTTCACGCTCAAGGGCGTCACCAAGCCGATCCAGCTGAAGCTCGAGTACAACGGCGTCAACCCGGGCATGGGCCACGGTCAGGTCGCCGGCTTCGAGGCGTCAGTCGTGATCAACCGCAAGGACTTCGGCATCGACATCGACATGCCGTTGGAGACCGGCGGCGCGGTGGTGGGCGACAAGATCACCATCACCCTCGAGATCGAGGCACTCAAGCAGGCCTGA